The proteins below are encoded in one region of Buttiauxella gaviniae:
- the yeiB gene encoding DUF418 domain-containing protein YeiB yields MERNVTLDFVRGVAILGILLLNIVAFGLPKAAYLNPAWSGSVTDHDAWTWAILDLFAQVKFLTLFALLFGAGLQMLLHRGKRWIQSRLTLLVLLGFMHAIFLWDGDILLAYGLVGLVCWRLIRDAPGIRSLFNTGVMLYLTGIGVLLLLGFISGDAPNRSWVPDAANLQYEQWWKLQGGTEAISNRIDLLSSNLVALGAQYGWQLAGMMLIGASLMRSGWLRGEFSLHHYRRTGLCLIAVGMLINIPAIYAQWHVGWMYRWCAFLLQAPRELSAPFQTIGYAALIYGYWPQLSRMRIVNAVAHVGRMALSNYLLQTLICTTFFFRMGWMMKFDRLSLLALVPVVWAINILFSLVWLRYFRQGPVEWLWRQLTARAAGVSLKHTAR; encoded by the coding sequence ATGGAGAGAAACGTAACGCTGGATTTTGTCCGTGGCGTCGCTATTCTCGGTATCCTGCTGCTTAATATCGTGGCCTTCGGTTTGCCGAAGGCGGCGTACCTCAATCCAGCCTGGTCCGGTTCCGTTACCGACCACGACGCCTGGACCTGGGCGATTTTAGATCTTTTCGCGCAGGTAAAATTCCTTACTTTGTTTGCTCTGTTGTTCGGTGCGGGTTTGCAGATGTTGTTACATCGCGGCAAGCGCTGGATCCAGTCACGTCTGACGTTATTAGTTCTGCTGGGTTTCATGCACGCTATCTTCTTATGGGATGGTGATATTTTGCTGGCCTATGGCTTAGTCGGGCTGGTTTGCTGGCGCTTGATTCGTGATGCGCCGGGGATTCGTTCGCTGTTTAACACCGGCGTTATGCTTTATCTGACAGGTATCGGTGTGCTGCTCTTGCTGGGCTTTATCTCCGGTGATGCGCCGAACCGTTCCTGGGTTCCTGACGCGGCTAACCTGCAGTATGAGCAGTGGTGGAAACTTCAGGGCGGTACAGAGGCCATCAGCAATCGGATCGATTTACTCTCCTCGAATTTAGTCGCGCTGGGGGCTCAGTATGGCTGGCAACTGGCGGGAATGATGCTGATTGGCGCGTCGTTAATGCGCAGCGGCTGGCTGCGAGGCGAGTTTAGTTTGCATCATTACCGGCGCACCGGTTTGTGCCTGATTGCGGTCGGCATGCTCATCAATATTCCGGCTATTTATGCCCAATGGCACGTGGGTTGGATGTACCGCTGGTGCGCATTTTTGCTGCAAGCCCCGCGAGAATTGAGCGCACCGTTTCAGACAATAGGTTATGCCGCACTGATTTATGGTTACTGGCCGCAGCTTTCGCGGATGCGCATTGTGAATGCGGTGGCGCATGTCGGGCGTATGGCGCTGTCGAACTATTTGCTGCAAACGCTGATTTGCACCACATTCTTCTTCCGCATGGGCTGGATGATGAAATTCGATCGCCTCTCACTGCTGGCGCTGGTGCCTGTGGTTTGGGCAATCAACATTCTGTTCTCTCTGGTCTGGCTGCGTTACTTCCGCCAGGGGCCGGTTGAGTGGCTCTGGCGGCAGCTCACCGCACGCGCCGCAGGCGTCTCTCTGAAACATACAGCAAGATAA
- the ldtB gene encoding L,D-transpeptidase, with translation MNMKLRTILLAFVAVVSFSKTASAVTYPLPTDGSRLIGQNQVVTIPEGSTAPLEEFAARYQMGLSNMLEANPGVDPYLPKPGTILNIPQQLILPDTVHEGIVVNSAEMRLYYYPAGTNTVIVLPIGIGQLGKDTPLNWTTKVERKKAGPTWTPTAKMHAEYIAAGTPLPAVVPAGPDNPMGLYALYIGRLYAIHGTNANFGIGLRVSHGCVRLRNEDIKFLFEKVPVGTRVQFINEPVKATVEPDGTRYIEVHNPLSTTEEQFNSTEIVPITLKSNVTAITAQPDVDSTVLDQAIQGRSGMPVRLN, from the coding sequence TTCTGCCGTGACCTATCCTCTGCCAACTGATGGCAGCCGTTTGATTGGTCAAAACCAAGTCGTCACTATTCCTGAAGGCAGTACTGCTCCGCTCGAAGAGTTCGCCGCGCGTTATCAGATGGGACTTTCCAACATGTTGGAAGCAAACCCAGGCGTTGACCCTTATCTGCCTAAGCCAGGCACCATACTGAACATTCCTCAGCAGTTAATTTTGCCGGACACCGTTCATGAAGGCATCGTGGTTAACAGTGCTGAAATGCGCCTTTATTACTACCCGGCTGGCACCAATACCGTTATCGTGCTGCCAATCGGTATCGGCCAGTTGGGGAAAGATACTCCGCTGAACTGGACGACTAAAGTAGAACGTAAGAAAGCAGGCCCAACCTGGACGCCAACGGCGAAAATGCACGCAGAATATATTGCTGCGGGTACCCCACTTCCAGCGGTGGTTCCAGCAGGCCCGGACAACCCTATGGGTCTGTACGCGCTCTATATTGGCCGCCTGTATGCGATTCACGGCACCAATGCAAACTTTGGTATCGGCCTGCGTGTGAGCCACGGTTGTGTGCGTCTGCGTAACGAAGACATCAAATTCCTGTTCGAGAAAGTGCCGGTCGGTACCCGTGTTCAGTTCATTAATGAACCAGTGAAAGCCACCGTTGAGCCAGACGGCACGCGCTACATCGAAGTGCACAACCCGCTGTCTACTACTGAAGAGCAGTTTAACTCCACTGAGATTGTACCGATCACGCTGAAAAGCAACGTGACCGCGATTACCGCTCAACCGGATGTGGATAGCACCGTGTTGGATCAGGCTATTCAGGGCCGTTCCGGTATGCCGGTACGTCTGAACTAA
- the folE gene encoding GTP cyclohydrolase I FolE, with protein sequence MSSLSPEAAMVHEALVARGLETPLRPPLRELDNETRKRQIAEHMTEIMQLLNLDLSDDSLMETPHRIAKMYVDEIFSGLDYANFPKITVIENKMKVDEMVTVRNITLTSTCEHHFVTIDGKATVSYLPKDTVIGLSKINRIVQFFAQRPQVQERLTQQILIALQTLLGTNNVAVSIDAVHYCVKARGVQDATSATTTTSLGGLFKSSQNTRQEFLRAVRHN encoded by the coding sequence ATGTCATCACTAAGTCCAGAAGCCGCAATGGTTCACGAAGCACTGGTTGCTCGCGGTTTAGAAACGCCGCTGCGCCCACCTTTGCGTGAGCTGGATAATGAAACCCGCAAACGCCAGATTGCCGAACATATGACGGAAATCATGCAGTTGCTCAATCTCGATCTCAGCGACGATAGCCTGATGGAAACGCCGCATCGCATTGCAAAAATGTATGTCGATGAGATTTTCTCCGGCCTCGATTATGCCAATTTCCCAAAAATCACCGTCATCGAGAATAAGATGAAGGTGGATGAAATGGTCACCGTGCGCAATATCACGCTCACCAGTACCTGTGAACACCATTTCGTCACCATTGATGGCAAAGCGACCGTCTCTTATCTGCCGAAAGATACCGTGATTGGCCTGTCGAAAATTAACCGCATTGTGCAATTCTTTGCGCAGCGTCCGCAGGTTCAGGAACGCTTAACGCAGCAAATTCTGATTGCGCTGCAAACCCTGCTGGGCACCAACAATGTGGCGGTATCTATTGATGCAGTCCATTATTGTGTGAAAGCGCGTGGCGTGCAGGATGCAACCAGTGCGACAACTACGACATCGCTGGGCGGATTATTCAAATCCAGCCAAAATACTCGCCAGGAATTTCTGCGCGCAGTCCGTCATAACTAA
- the mglA gene encoding galactose/methyl galactoside ABC transporter ATP-binding protein MglA produces MVDNITNPSSEYLLEMTNINKSFPGVKALDNVNLKVRPHSIHALMGENGAGKSTLLKCLFGIYSKDSGSILFQGKEVNFSSTKEALENGISMVHQELNLVLQRTVMDNMWLGRYPTKGIFVDQDKMYRDTKHIFDELDIDIDPRARVGTLSVSQMQMIEIAKAFSYNAKIVIMDEPTSSLTEKEVNHLFKIIRKLKERGCGIVYISHKMEEIFQLCDEITILRDGQWIATQPLEGLDMDKIIAMMVGRSLNQRFPTKENVPGEVIMEVRNLTSLRQPSIRDVSFDLHKGEILGIAGLVGAKRTDIVETLFGIREKSDGTITLHGKKINNHTANEAINHGFALVTEERRSTGIYAYLDIGFNSLISNIHNYKNKIGLLDNTRMKSDTQWVIDSMRVKTPGHRTSIGSLSGGNQQKVIIGRWLLTQPEILMLDEPTRGIDVGAKFEIYQLIAELAKKGKGIIIISSEMPELLGITDRILVMSNGLVAGIVDTKTTTQNEILRLASVHL; encoded by the coding sequence ATGGTCGACAATATTACAAATCCGTCGTCGGAATATTTGTTGGAAATGACCAACATAAATAAATCATTCCCCGGCGTTAAGGCACTGGATAATGTTAATTTAAAAGTGCGTCCTCATTCCATTCACGCATTAATGGGTGAGAACGGTGCGGGTAAATCAACATTATTAAAATGCCTATTTGGGATCTACAGTAAAGATTCCGGCAGTATTCTTTTTCAGGGAAAAGAAGTTAATTTCTCCAGCACTAAAGAGGCGCTGGAAAATGGTATTTCCATGGTACACCAGGAATTAAACCTGGTCTTACAACGTACCGTCATGGATAACATGTGGCTGGGGCGTTACCCAACCAAAGGTATATTTGTCGATCAGGACAAAATGTACCGTGATACCAAACATATTTTCGATGAGCTGGATATTGATATTGACCCGCGCGCCCGCGTCGGCACGCTGTCAGTTTCACAAATGCAGATGATCGAAATCGCAAAAGCGTTTTCTTACAATGCCAAAATTGTCATTATGGATGAGCCCACATCCTCTCTGACAGAAAAGGAAGTTAACCACCTTTTCAAAATCATTCGTAAATTAAAAGAACGCGGTTGCGGCATCGTTTATATCTCCCACAAAATGGAAGAGATCTTCCAATTGTGCGATGAAATTACCATTCTGCGTGACGGACAATGGATTGCTACCCAGCCATTAGAAGGGCTGGATATGGATAAAATTATCGCCATGATGGTTGGCCGTTCTCTCAACCAGCGCTTCCCGACAAAAGAAAACGTGCCGGGCGAAGTGATCATGGAAGTCCGCAATCTGACGTCTCTGCGCCAGCCGTCAATCCGTGATGTTTCCTTTGATTTGCACAAAGGGGAAATTCTCGGTATCGCGGGGCTGGTCGGGGCGAAACGTACCGATATTGTTGAAACGCTTTTTGGTATCCGCGAGAAATCAGACGGAACCATTACGCTACACGGCAAAAAGATTAATAACCATACCGCGAATGAAGCGATCAACCATGGTTTTGCGTTAGTGACCGAAGAGCGCCGCTCGACGGGGATTTACGCTTATCTTGATATTGGTTTTAACTCGCTCATTTCTAATATTCACAATTATAAAAACAAAATCGGTTTGCTGGATAACACGCGCATGAAGAGCGATACCCAATGGGTTATTGACTCGATGCGTGTAAAAACTCCAGGTCACCGTACCTCTATCGGTTCGCTGTCAGGCGGAAACCAACAGAAAGTCATCATTGGTCGTTGGTTATTAACCCAGCCAGAAATATTAATGCTGGATGAGCCAACCCGTGGGATTGACGTCGGCGCTAAGTTTGAAATTTATCAGCTTATTGCTGAGCTTGCCAAAAAAGGGAAAGGAATCATTATTATTTCGTCCGAAATGCCGGAGTTGTTAGGGATTACAGATCGTATTCTGGTCATGAGCAATGGTCTTGTTGCCGGAATTGTAGACACTAAAACAACCACGCAGAACGAAATTTTACGTCTTGCGTCTGTGCACCTTTGA
- the mglB gene encoding galactose/glucose ABC transporter substrate-binding protein MglB, with protein sequence MNKKVLTLSAVMSCMLFGAAAHAADTRIGVTIYKYDDNFMSVVRKAIEKDAKASPDVQLLMNDSQNDQSKQNDQIDVLLAKGVKGLAINLVDPAAAGTVIEKARGQDIPVVFFNKEPSRKALDSYEKAYYVGTDSKESGIIQGDLIAKHWAANPAWDLNKDGQVQFVLLKGEPGHPDAEARTTYVIKELNTKGLKTQQLQLDTAMWDTAQAKDKMDAWLSGPNANKIEVVIANNDAMAMGAVEALKAHNKSSIPVFGVDALPEALAMVKSGAMAGTVLNDANNQAKATFDLVKNLAAGKPAAEGTNWKIEEKIVRVPYVGVDKDNLSEFVGK encoded by the coding sequence ATGAATAAGAAGGTTTTGACCCTGTCCGCCGTAATGTCTTGCATGTTGTTTGGCGCAGCCGCTCATGCAGCTGATACCCGTATTGGTGTGACCATTTATAAATACGACGATAACTTTATGTCGGTCGTGCGCAAGGCAATCGAAAAAGACGCAAAAGCTTCTCCAGATGTGCAGTTGCTGATGAATGACTCCCAGAACGACCAATCCAAGCAGAACGATCAGATTGACGTCCTGTTGGCAAAAGGTGTGAAGGGTCTGGCAATCAACCTGGTTGACCCGGCAGCCGCTGGGACCGTGATTGAAAAAGCACGCGGTCAGGATATTCCAGTCGTGTTCTTCAACAAAGAACCTTCTCGTAAGGCGCTGGATAGCTACGAAAAAGCGTACTACGTAGGTACTGACTCTAAAGAATCCGGCATCATTCAGGGTGACCTGATTGCTAAACACTGGGCGGCAAACCCGGCATGGGATCTGAACAAAGATGGTCAGGTTCAGTTCGTACTGCTGAAAGGCGAGCCAGGCCACCCGGATGCTGAAGCACGTACTACTTACGTTATTAAAGAGCTGAATACCAAAGGTCTGAAAACCCAACAGCTGCAATTAGATACCGCAATGTGGGATACCGCTCAGGCTAAAGATAAGATGGACGCGTGGCTGTCTGGCCCGAACGCTAACAAAATCGAAGTGGTTATTGCGAACAACGATGCGATGGCAATGGGTGCGGTAGAAGCGCTGAAAGCACACAACAAATCCTCAATCCCGGTGTTTGGTGTAGATGCCCTGCCAGAAGCGTTGGCAATGGTTAAATCTGGCGCAATGGCCGGTACCGTTCTGAACGATGCCAACAACCAGGCAAAAGCGACCTTCGATCTGGTGAAAAACCTGGCAGCAGGCAAACCAGCGGCTGAAGGCACTAACTGGAAGATTGAAGAAAAAATCGTACGTGTTCCTTACGTCGGTGTTGATAAAGACAATCTGTCCGAGTTCGTTGGTAAATAA
- the galS gene encoding HTH-type transcriptional regulator GalS: MITIRDVARIAGVSVATVSRVLNNSALVSADTRESVMQAVAQLGYRPNANAQALATQVSDTIGVVVMDVSDPFFGALVKAVDVVAQQHNKYVLIGNSYHQEEKERHAIEVLIRQRCNALIVHAKALSDQELGEFLEQIPGMVLVNRIVPGFEHRCVGLDNVSGALMATRMLFNQGHQRIGYLASSHAIEDNAQRREGWMRGMTEQGITPPESWTGVGSPDMQGGEAAMVELLGRNLQLSAVFAYNDSMAAGALTALKDNGIVVPHHVSVIGFDDIPIARYTDPQLTTVRYPIVSMARLATELALQGAAGTLDIGATHCFMPTLVRRHSVAPRQIAAPITL; this comes from the coding sequence ATGATCACCATTCGTGACGTAGCCCGCATCGCTGGCGTCTCCGTGGCGACAGTCTCCCGTGTTCTCAATAACAGTGCGTTAGTCAGCGCTGACACCCGCGAAAGTGTGATGCAGGCCGTGGCGCAACTGGGCTATCGACCGAATGCGAACGCGCAGGCGCTGGCGACCCAGGTCAGCGATACCATTGGCGTGGTCGTGATGGATGTCTCCGATCCGTTTTTTGGCGCGCTGGTCAAAGCGGTGGATGTCGTGGCGCAGCAGCACAACAAATATGTTCTCATCGGCAATAGTTATCATCAGGAAGAAAAAGAGCGCCATGCGATTGAAGTGCTGATTCGTCAGCGCTGCAACGCCTTGATTGTTCATGCAAAGGCGTTGAGCGACCAGGAGTTGGGCGAATTTCTCGAACAGATTCCGGGTATGGTGTTGGTCAACCGCATTGTGCCGGGCTTTGAGCATCGCTGCGTTGGGCTTGATAACGTCAGCGGCGCATTGATGGCCACCCGAATGCTGTTCAATCAGGGCCATCAACGCATCGGATACCTGGCATCCAGCCACGCTATTGAAGATAACGCCCAGCGCCGTGAAGGGTGGATGCGCGGCATGACCGAGCAGGGGATAACCCCGCCGGAAAGCTGGACAGGCGTGGGGTCGCCGGATATGCAGGGCGGCGAAGCGGCAATGGTGGAATTGCTGGGGCGCAATTTACAGCTTAGTGCGGTGTTTGCCTATAACGACAGCATGGCGGCCGGGGCGTTAACCGCTCTGAAAGATAACGGTATTGTCGTTCCACACCATGTCTCGGTGATTGGTTTTGATGACATTCCTATCGCCCGCTATACCGATCCACAGCTCACTACCGTGCGCTACCCTATTGTTTCCATGGCACGCCTGGCGACTGAATTGGCGTTACAGGGCGCTGCGGGAACGCTCGATATTGGTGCAACACACTGTTTTATGCCAACTTTAGTCCGACGCCATTCGGTGGCTCCGCGACAAATTGCGGCCCCGATCACTCTCTGA
- the cdd gene encoding cytidine deaminase: MRSRFQAALAQLPASLQAALQTLIADSHFPAMFLASEVESLKAQTGMDDDALAFALLPLAASCARADLSQFYVGAVARGVSGNLYFGGNMEFLGSTMQQTVHAEQSAITHAWMRGEKALAAITVNYTPCGHCRQFMNELNSGVALRINLPGRKPATLGDYLPDAFGPRDLEIKTLLLDEMDHGFELQGDDLSQAAITAANRSHAPYSNAPSGVALEMRDGTIFKGSYAENAAFNPSLPPLQAALNLLSLSGYDYNEIQRAVLAEKAEAPLTQWDATAATLKALGCMNIDRTLLN; this comes from the coding sequence ATGCGCTCACGTTTTCAGGCTGCACTCGCACAACTCCCGGCTTCACTGCAAGCCGCTTTGCAAACATTGATTGCTGACTCTCACTTCCCGGCGATGTTTTTGGCATCAGAAGTTGAATCACTGAAAGCCCAAACCGGCATGGATGACGACGCGCTGGCATTTGCCTTATTACCGCTCGCTGCATCTTGCGCACGCGCGGATTTATCGCAGTTTTACGTCGGAGCGGTGGCGCGTGGCGTCAGCGGCAATCTCTATTTCGGCGGCAATATGGAGTTTCTTGGCTCCACGATGCAGCAAACCGTTCATGCCGAGCAGAGCGCAATTACCCATGCGTGGATGCGCGGTGAAAAAGCCCTCGCCGCGATTACGGTTAACTACACACCGTGCGGGCATTGCCGCCAGTTTATGAACGAACTGAACAGCGGCGTGGCACTGCGCATTAATCTGCCGGGCCGCAAACCCGCAACGCTGGGCGATTATCTCCCCGATGCCTTTGGCCCCCGCGATTTAGAAATCAAAACGTTACTGCTGGATGAAATGGATCACGGCTTTGAGCTGCAAGGCGATGACCTGAGCCAGGCGGCGATAACGGCGGCAAACCGTAGCCATGCGCCTTACAGCAATGCCCCATCAGGGGTTGCACTGGAAATGCGTGACGGGACGATTTTTAAAGGAAGTTATGCTGAAAATGCAGCGTTTAACCCTTCCCTGCCGCCGCTGCAGGCGGCGCTGAATCTGCTCAGCCTGTCGGGTTATGACTACAATGAAATCCAGCGGGCGGTTCTGGCAGAAAAAGCCGAAGCGCCATTGACGCAGTGGGATGCCACCGCAGCGACCCTGAAAGCGTTAGGCTGCATGAATATCGACCGCACTTTATTGAATTGA
- the sanA gene encoding outer membrane permeability protein SanA: MLKRMFYSLLVIIGLAVIAALCLDRWISWKTAPYVYDELQDLPYRQVGVVLGTAKYYRTGVINQYYQFRIQGALNAYNSGKVNYLLLSGDNAQQSYNEPMTMRKDLIAGGVDPADIVLDYAGFRTLDSIVRTRKVFDTNDFIIITQRFHCERALFIALHMGIQAQCYAVPSPKNMMTVRIREFGARLGALADLYIFKREPRFLGPLVPIPAMYEVPEDAQAYPAVTPEQVLELQKKDKK; encoded by the coding sequence ATGTTGAAGCGCATGTTTTATAGCCTGTTGGTTATCATCGGCTTGGCTGTGATAGCTGCGCTGTGTCTTGACCGCTGGATAAGTTGGAAAACAGCGCCTTACGTCTATGACGAGCTGCAAGATTTACCCTACCGCCAGGTCGGTGTGGTGTTGGGTACTGCAAAGTATTACCGCACCGGGGTAATCAATCAGTATTACCAGTTTCGTATTCAGGGGGCGTTAAACGCTTATAACAGCGGCAAGGTGAATTACCTGTTGCTGAGTGGCGATAACGCCCAGCAAAGCTATAACGAACCGATGACTATGCGCAAAGACCTGATTGCCGGTGGCGTAGATCCTGCCGATATCGTGCTGGATTACGCAGGTTTCAGGACTCTGGACTCAATTGTTCGCACCCGCAAGGTTTTCGATACTAACGATTTTATTATTATCACTCAGCGCTTCCATTGTGAACGCGCGCTGTTTATCGCGCTGCATATGGGAATTCAAGCGCAGTGTTATGCCGTGCCATCGCCAAAAAATATGATGACGGTGCGTATCAGGGAATTTGGTGCTCGCCTGGGTGCGTTGGCCGATCTCTATATCTTTAAACGCGAACCGCGTTTTCTTGGGCCACTCGTTCCCATTCCTGCAATGTACGAAGTACCAGAGGATGCGCAAGCCTATCCCGCAGTAACACCTGAACAGGTACTGGAATTACAGAAGAAAGATAAAAAATAG
- a CDS encoding CidB/LrgB family autolysis modulator, with translation MIHYIWWSLPLTLVTFFLARKIGARFKTPLLNPLLVSMVVIIPVLVFTGTPYDHYFQGSKVLNDLLQPAVVALAFPLYEQLHQIRARWKSIITICFIGSMVAMITGTSIALLMGATPQIAASVLPKSVTTPIAMAVGGSIGGIPAISAVCVIFVGILGAVFGHSMLNLMRIKTKASRGLSMGAASHALGTARCAELDFQEGAFSSLALVICGIITSLIAPFLFPVILAVFG, from the coding sequence ATGATTCACTATATCTGGTGGTCTTTACCCTTAACGCTGGTGACCTTTTTCCTCGCCCGTAAAATCGGCGCACGGTTTAAAACGCCTCTACTTAATCCGCTGCTGGTTTCAATGGTGGTTATTATTCCTGTTCTGGTCTTTACCGGCACACCTTATGACCACTATTTCCAGGGCAGCAAAGTATTAAATGATTTGCTGCAACCGGCGGTTGTTGCCCTCGCCTTCCCGCTCTACGAGCAGCTTCACCAGATTCGGGCTCGCTGGAAATCCATCATCACTATCTGCTTTATCGGCAGCATGGTGGCGATGATTACCGGTACCTCGATTGCCTTGTTGATGGGCGCAACGCCGCAAATTGCCGCATCGGTTTTACCGAAATCGGTGACCACGCCAATCGCCATGGCAGTCGGCGGCAGTATCGGCGGTATTCCGGCAATTAGCGCCGTTTGCGTGATTTTTGTAGGTATTCTTGGGGCTGTTTTTGGTCACTCGATGCTGAATTTAATGCGCATAAAAACCAAAGCCTCCCGTGGCCTGTCGATGGGGGCCGCCTCTCACGCCCTGGGAACCGCGCGTTGTGCCGAACTGGATTTCCAGGAAGGGGCGTTTAGCTCCCTGGCGCTGGTAATTTGCGGGATCATCACTTCGTTGATCGCGCCGTTCCTGTTCCCGGTTATTTTGGCCGTGTTTGGTTAA
- the mglC gene encoding galactose/methyl galactoside ABC transporter permease MglC — translation MSALNKKSFLTYLKEGGIYVVLLVLLAIIIFQDPTFLSLMNLSNILTQSSVRIIIALGVAGLIVTQGTDLSAGRQVGLAAVVAATLLQSMENVNKVFPEMSTMPIPVVILIVCAIGAIIGLVNGIIIAYLNVTPFITTLGTMIIVYGINSLYYDFVGASPIAGFDSGFSTFTQGFIKMGNFKLSYITFYALIAIGFVWILWNKTRFGKNIFAIGGNPEAAKVSGVNVALNLIMIYALSGVFYAFGGMLEAGRIGSATNNLGFMYELDAIAACVVGGVSFSGGVGTVIGVVTGVIIFTVINYGLTYIGVNPYWQYIIKGAIIIFAVALDSLKYARKK, via the coding sequence ATGAGTGCGTTAAATAAGAAAAGTTTTCTAACTTATCTGAAAGAAGGCGGCATTTATGTCGTATTGCTGGTATTGCTGGCGATTATTATTTTCCAGGACCCAACGTTTTTAAGTTTGATGAACCTGAGTAACATTCTGACCCAGTCTTCCGTGCGTATTATTATTGCACTGGGCGTGGCGGGGCTGATTGTAACGCAAGGTACTGACCTTTCAGCAGGGCGCCAGGTTGGTCTGGCTGCGGTAGTTGCGGCAACGCTTCTGCAATCGATGGAAAACGTGAACAAAGTTTTCCCTGAGATGAGCACCATGCCGATTCCTGTGGTTATCCTGATCGTCTGTGCTATCGGCGCAATCATCGGCCTGGTTAACGGTATTATCATTGCTTACCTGAATGTAACGCCGTTTATCACCACCCTGGGTACCATGATTATCGTTTACGGTATCAACTCCCTGTATTACGACTTTGTTGGCGCATCGCCAATCGCTGGGTTCGATAGCGGATTCTCGACCTTTACCCAGGGTTTTATCAAAATGGGTAATTTCAAGCTTTCGTACATCACATTCTATGCGTTGATTGCGATTGGCTTTGTCTGGATCCTGTGGAACAAAACCCGTTTCGGTAAGAATATTTTCGCCATCGGCGGTAACCCGGAAGCGGCGAAAGTCTCGGGCGTTAACGTTGCCCTGAACCTGATTATGATTTATGCGCTGTCTGGGGTGTTCTACGCCTTCGGCGGGATGCTGGAAGCAGGTCGTATCGGTTCTGCAACTAACAACCTGGGCTTTATGTACGAACTTGATGCCATTGCTGCGTGTGTTGTGGGTGGCGTGTCATTCAGCGGCGGCGTGGGGACAGTTATTGGCGTAGTGACCGGGGTTATCATCTTTACCGTTATCAACTACGGCCTGACGTATATCGGGGTTAACCCTTACTGGCAGTACATCATTAAGGGCGCGATTATTATCTTCGCCGTTGCCCTGGATTCCCTGAAATACGCTCGTAAGAAGTAA
- a CDS encoding CidA/LrgA family protein, with amino-acid sequence MRNTLTVIWQYLRSFVLIYICLYAGIAIASLLPITIPGSIIGMLILFILLSLQILPAKWVKPSCHLMIRYMALLFVPIGVGVMQYVDVIKQQFGPVVVSCFISTLVVLVVVSWSSHLVHGERKIVGENEGESK; translated from the coding sequence ATGCGTAACACACTCACCGTCATCTGGCAGTACCTGCGCTCTTTTGTATTAATTTACATATGCTTATATGCGGGCATTGCTATTGCATCACTGCTTCCTATCACTATTCCCGGCAGTATTATTGGGATGCTCATTCTGTTTATTTTGCTCTCTTTGCAAATCCTGCCAGCCAAATGGGTTAAGCCAAGTTGCCATTTAATGATCCGCTATATGGCGTTGCTATTTGTGCCGATTGGCGTGGGCGTGATGCAGTATGTCGATGTGATAAAGCAGCAGTTCGGCCCGGTGGTGGTGTCATGTTTTATCAGTACGCTGGTGGTGCTGGTCGTGGTGAGCTGGAGCTCCCATTTAGTGCATGGCGAACGTAAAATCGTTGGTGAAAACGAGGGCGAATCAAAATGA